TCATAGAATCCCTCATGCTCGGTCTAACAGGTGGTCTCATAGGACTCTTTTTTGCATCCTTTCTCAGATTCTATACAGTATCTACCCTTAATTTTCAAACTTTTTCAGAAATTGCCTTTTCTTTCACCATAACGCCCAGGATAGCCATAACTGCCATTTTATTCTCTCTTATCATGGGGCTTGTAGGAGGTATACTACCTGCAATAAGGGCTTCAAGGGTAGGTATTGTGGATGCCCTGCGGGCTGTGTAAAAGTGCCGGAGGCGGGGCTTGAACCCGCACAGTGCCAAGCACCACCGGATTTTGAGTCCGGCGCGTCTGCCAATTCCACCACTCCGGCGTATGTGAAAATATTTTACGATTTTTAGGATTCTTTTTCAACAATCCTTTAACTCTTCTATCTTTTTTAACACAGAGTCCATTCCGTACAGTTCCGGGTCTGAACTTTCAATTATAATCTTTTCTGAATAATCCTTTGTTTTTAAAAATGAGATTATCTGTTTTATATCCATGTCTCCATGTAGAAAGAGATGCTCGTCTTTAGAGCCGTAATTGTTGTGAAGATGGACGTGAAATATGTTTTCCATCCCTATGTATTCTATATCTTCTATTATAGATTGTTCAGGATTATCAATGCCTTCTGTGCGCTTGGCAATAAAGGCATGGCCAAGGTCAAGGGCAATGCCAAGACCTGGAATTATTTCCTTTAATGCCTTGAAATCATCCATATTATAAAAAAAGAAAAAAGGCATATGGACATTCTCTAAAGCAATTTTTATTCCATTTTCATAAGCGAGTTCTAAAACCTCTTTTAGATCTTGAATAAAATTTTCTCTTGTTTCTGCTTCAATAGATTTTGATTTATCCTTCACAAATGTGTAGCATGGGTGGATCACAACAGGATTACATCCAATGGCGCATGCCGTATTTATGGCATGGATAATCCTTTTTTTTGAGTATCTCCTCACATCCTCAAAGAAACTTCCCAAATTTATCTCCAGGAAAGGGGCGTGCATGGAAAAATCTATGCCATCTGATCTTAAATATTTAAGATAGTTTATAACATCTCTATCTATCTCAAGGACATGTGGTATTTCTAAAGAAAGTTCTATGGTATTAAAACCCGAGGATATAATATGCTTTAACGCATCCCTAAATCTCATCTTCACGAGAAAATAAGT
This is a stretch of genomic DNA from Syntrophorhabdaceae bacterium. It encodes these proteins:
- a CDS encoding sugar phosphate isomerase/epimerase family protein; this translates as MNFGLSTYFLVKMRFRDALKHIISSGFNTIELSLEIPHVLEIDRDVINYLKYLRSDGIDFSMHAPFLEINLGSFFEDVRRYSKKRIIHAINTACAIGCNPVVIHPCYTFVKDKSKSIEAETRENFIQDLKEVLELAYENGIKIALENVHMPFFFFYNMDDFKALKEIIPGLGIALDLGHAFIAKRTEGIDNPEQSIIEDIEYIGMENIFHVHLHNNYGSKDEHLFLHGDMDIKQIISFLKTKDYSEKIIIESSDPELYGMDSVLKKIEELKDC